Proteins encoded by one window of Streptomyces sp. NBC_01477:
- the obgE gene encoding GTPase ObgE translates to MTTFVDRVELHVAAGNGGHGCASVHREKFKPLGGPDGGNGGRGGDVTLVVDQDITTLLDYHHSPHRKATNGKPGEGGNRSGKDGTDLVLPVPDGTVVMDKHGNVLADLVGQGTTYVAGQGGRGGLGNAALASARRKAPGFALLGEPGIARDVVLELKTVADVALVGYPSAGKSSLISVLSAAKPKIADYPFTTLVPNLGVVTAGSTVYTIADVPGLIPGASEGRGLGLEFLRHVERCSVLVHVLDTATLESERDPATDLDVIEAELRAYGAGLEDRPRIVVLNKIDVPDGRDLAEIIRPDLESRGYQVFEVSAVSHEGLKELSYALAKIVADTRAAQPAQESTRVVIRPQAVDDAGFTVTAEEDDLFRVRGEKPERWVRQTDFANDEAVGYLADRLNRLGVEAELLKAGAKPGDGVAIGGDDDAVVFDWEPTMAAGAEMLGRRGEDHRFDAPRAAVTRRRDKQAERDEAEEEYRGFDPFE, encoded by the coding sequence ATGACCACCTTCGTGGACCGCGTCGAGCTGCATGTCGCCGCGGGTAACGGGGGCCATGGCTGCGCCTCCGTGCACCGGGAGAAGTTCAAGCCGCTGGGCGGCCCCGACGGCGGCAACGGCGGCCGGGGCGGCGATGTGACCCTGGTGGTCGACCAGGACATCACCACGCTGCTCGACTACCACCACAGCCCGCACCGCAAGGCCACCAACGGCAAGCCGGGGGAGGGCGGCAACCGGTCGGGCAAGGACGGTACGGACCTGGTGCTGCCGGTGCCCGACGGCACCGTCGTGATGGACAAGCACGGCAATGTGCTGGCCGACCTGGTCGGCCAGGGCACCACGTATGTCGCGGGCCAGGGCGGGCGCGGCGGCCTCGGCAATGCGGCGCTGGCCTCGGCCCGCCGCAAGGCGCCGGGTTTCGCGCTGCTCGGCGAGCCGGGCATCGCGCGGGACGTGGTGCTGGAGCTGAAGACCGTCGCGGACGTGGCGCTGGTGGGTTACCCCAGCGCCGGCAAGTCCTCGCTGATCTCGGTGCTGTCCGCGGCGAAGCCGAAGATCGCGGACTATCCGTTCACCACACTGGTGCCGAACCTCGGTGTGGTCACCGCGGGCTCGACCGTCTACACGATCGCGGACGTGCCCGGGCTGATCCCCGGCGCCAGCGAGGGGCGCGGCCTGGGCCTTGAGTTCCTGCGGCACGTGGAGCGCTGCTCGGTGCTGGTGCACGTGCTGGACACCGCGACGCTGGAGTCCGAGCGCGACCCGGCGACCGACCTGGACGTCATCGAGGCGGAGCTGCGGGCGTACGGCGCCGGTCTTGAGGACCGGCCGCGGATCGTCGTGCTCAACAAGATCGACGTGCCCGACGGGCGCGACCTGGCCGAGATCATCAGGCCCGACCTGGAGTCCCGCGGCTACCAGGTCTTCGAGGTCTCCGCGGTCTCCCACGAGGGCCTCAAAGAGCTGTCCTACGCCCTCGCGAAGATCGTCGCCGACACGCGTGCCGCCCAGCCCGCCCAGGAGTCCACCCGGGTCGTCATCCGCCCGCAGGCCGTCGACGACGCGGGCTTCACGGTCACCGCGGAGGAGGACGACCTCTTCCGGGTCCGCGGCGAGAAGCCGGAGCGGTGGGTCCGGCAGACCGACTTCGCCAACGACGAGGCCGTGGGCTACCTCGCCGACCGCCTCAACCGCCTCGGCGTCGAGGCCGAACTCCTCAAGGCCGGCGCCAAGCCGGGCGACGGCGTCGCCATCGGCGGCGACGACGACGCGGTCGTCTTCGACTGGGAGCCCACCATGGCCGCCGGCGCCGAAATGCTCGGCCGCCGCGGCGAGGATCACCGCTTTGACGCTCCCCGCGCGGCGGTCACCCGTCGCCGCGACAAGCAGGCCGAGCGGGACGAGGCGGAAGAGGAATACCGGGGCTTCGACCCCTTCGAGTGA
- a CDS encoding Rne/Rng family ribonuclease, which produces MPDQTDPQPTTDNTPAEAAPARRRRAASRPAGPPAGDGDSAAAADATEAVPARRRTRKTAAAEPVATDSGDAAEAPAPARRRATRKTAASTEEPAAEAAPSADAAPARPRRRATRTATAPAEATEAVTPIAETPAEPAAGDEPAGDAAPARPRRRATRKATAPAAAPAAEQEPVEPAQPAAASVVADEDPVVSDAAPPRARRRATRKATAPAGAPAAAEESAEAAVPEPAPVTAAADEEPAVSDAAPPRARRRATRKAAAPAAAPEATAEPAAPAPASVAADEEPVVSDAAPPRARRRATRKEAAPAAAPEVTEEPAASAGPAASDEAPARTRRRAARDAAAPEAPAEEAAPAGRGARRTRKKAAPAATFSAPSGDGSRRLKPGALAPQQDTAGGAAPAEPATAYTGKALRDGDGWAVEVDDAYEIRGYGATPEDAAAQAVIALADAFGIPAQTVTLDVRTEEAPSRGRRRAAQPPTAVFQPPVFVAPTAAPAPVEEAEAEPEPEPEADEHEGAGPRRRRRRRGGAAAEAEPETTQSPATPEVAESADNEADDSDEDGDSDSDGEDRPSSRRRRRGGRRRRRGESAEHDDAASGEDEDDEEPQDGDEAESADEHDDDHAQGGSGSTSSRRRRRRRRRGGDTGADDSHGNDVDDPERTVVKVREPRQAPEPLGTGADQVQSIKGSTRLEAKKQRRREGREQGRRRVPIITEAEFLARREAVERVMVVRQNGERTQIGVLEDNVLVEHYVNKEQATSYVGNVYLGKVQNVLPSMEAAFVDIGKGRNAVLYAGEVNFEALGLSGGPRRIESALKSGQPVLVQVTKDPIGHKGARLTSQVSLPGRYLVYVPEGSMTGISRKLPDTERARLKTILKKIVPEDAGVIVRTAAEGASEDELRRDVERLQAQWDDIQRKAKNGGGSNAPTLLYGEPDMTVRVVRDIFNEDFSKVIVSGDEAWGTIHDYVTHVAPDLADRLSRWTSEVDVFATYRIDEQLLKALDRKVWLPSGGSLVIDKTEAMVVVDVNTGKFTGQGGNLEETVTRNNLEAAEEIVRQLRLRDLGGIVVVDFIDMVLESNRDLVMRRLLECLGRDRTKHQVAEVTSLGLVQMTRKRVGQGLLESFSETCVHCNGRGVIVHMDQATTTGGGGGKRKRRGGKAGNGAEGHEHEHATGVEIEAEADEADELPELEPIEVGESDLVPAVGDPEEEWFGSAAEAEAAANPSRGRSRRRGARKATAPAGAPAAAAGETEQAFVVVPVSEPDVEPVDALPEPEVSTEPPARTRRRATRKATAPAGSPATGEDTAVVVVAAEAPAAPVDALPEPEVSTEPPARTRRRATRKVAAPAGSPAAGEDIVVAAAPAVPAEPEPVPSAEEEQAEPKKRAAARKAPAKKVAAKKTAKKAAAKKTTAKKAAVKKTPAKKASSPAE; this is translated from the coding sequence ATGCCCGACCAGACCGATCCTCAGCCCACCACGGACAACACCCCGGCGGAAGCCGCTCCGGCCCGCCGCCGGCGCGCCGCCTCCCGCCCCGCCGGCCCCCCGGCAGGCGACGGCGACTCCGCCGCGGCGGCCGACGCGACCGAGGCCGTCCCGGCCCGGCGCCGTACGCGCAAGACCGCGGCCGCCGAGCCCGTCGCCACCGACTCCGGTGACGCCGCCGAGGCGCCCGCACCCGCGCGCCGCCGCGCGACCAGGAAGACGGCCGCCAGCACGGAGGAGCCCGCCGCGGAGGCCGCGCCCTCCGCGGACGCCGCCCCGGCCCGCCCGCGCCGCCGGGCGACCCGTACGGCCACCGCCCCCGCCGAAGCCACCGAGGCCGTGACACCCATCGCCGAGACCCCCGCCGAGCCCGCCGCGGGCGACGAGCCCGCGGGCGACGCTGCTCCCGCACGCCCCCGGCGCCGCGCCACGCGCAAGGCGACGGCCCCGGCCGCCGCGCCTGCCGCCGAGCAGGAGCCCGTCGAGCCCGCCCAGCCCGCCGCCGCGTCCGTCGTCGCCGACGAGGACCCCGTCGTGTCGGACGCGGCCCCGCCGCGTGCCCGGCGCCGCGCCACGCGCAAGGCGACCGCCCCGGCGGGCGCGCCTGCCGCCGCGGAGGAGTCCGCCGAGGCGGCGGTGCCCGAGCCCGCCCCCGTGACCGCTGCCGCTGACGAAGAGCCCGCCGTGTCGGACGCGGCCCCGCCGCGTGCCCGGCGCCGCGCGACCCGCAAGGCGGCGGCTCCGGCTGCCGCGCCCGAGGCGACGGCGGAGCCCGCAGCGCCGGCTCCCGCGTCCGTTGCCGCCGATGAAGAGCCCGTCGTGTCGGACGCGGCCCCGCCGCGTGCCCGGCGCCGCGCCACGCGCAAGGAGGCGGCCCCGGCCGCCGCTCCCGAGGTCACCGAGGAGCCCGCAGCAAGCGCCGGGCCCGCCGCCTCGGACGAGGCCCCGGCCCGTACCCGCCGCCGTGCGGCACGCGATGCCGCGGCGCCCGAGGCCCCCGCCGAGGAGGCCGCGCCCGCAGGGCGGGGCGCCCGGCGGACGCGGAAGAAGGCGGCGCCCGCCGCGACCTTCTCCGCCCCCAGCGGCGACGGTTCGCGACGCTTGAAGCCGGGCGCGCTGGCGCCCCAGCAGGACACCGCGGGCGGCGCGGCCCCGGCCGAGCCGGCGACCGCGTACACCGGCAAGGCGCTCCGCGACGGCGACGGCTGGGCCGTCGAGGTCGACGACGCCTACGAGATCCGCGGCTACGGCGCGACGCCCGAGGACGCCGCCGCGCAGGCCGTGATCGCGCTGGCCGACGCCTTCGGCATCCCGGCGCAGACCGTGACGCTCGACGTACGCACCGAGGAAGCGCCCTCGCGCGGCCGGCGCCGGGCGGCGCAGCCGCCGACCGCGGTCTTCCAGCCGCCTGTCTTCGTCGCGCCCACCGCCGCGCCCGCCCCGGTCGAGGAGGCCGAGGCCGAGCCGGAGCCCGAGCCCGAGGCGGACGAGCACGAGGGCGCCGGCCCGCGCCGTCGCCGCCGCCGCAGGGGCGGCGCCGCGGCCGAGGCCGAGCCCGAGACCACGCAGAGCCCCGCGACCCCCGAGGTCGCGGAGAGCGCCGACAACGAAGCCGACGACAGCGACGAGGACGGCGACAGCGACTCCGACGGCGAGGACCGCCCCTCGTCCCGCCGCCGCCGTCGCGGTGGACGGCGCCGCCGCCGCGGCGAGTCCGCCGAGCACGACGACGCCGCCTCCGGCGAGGACGAGGACGACGAGGAGCCGCAGGACGGCGACGAGGCCGAGTCCGCGGACGAGCACGACGACGACCACGCGCAGGGCGGGTCCGGCAGCACCAGCAGCCGCCGGCGCCGCCGCCGTCGCCGCCGCGGTGGCGACACCGGCGCGGACGACTCGCACGGCAACGACGTGGACGACCCGGAGCGTACGGTCGTCAAGGTCCGCGAGCCGCGGCAGGCACCAGAACCGCTGGGCACCGGCGCCGACCAGGTGCAGTCCATCAAGGGCTCCACCCGCCTGGAGGCCAAGAAGCAGCGCCGCCGCGAAGGCCGCGAGCAGGGCCGCCGCCGGGTGCCGATCATCACCGAGGCCGAGTTCCTGGCCCGCCGCGAGGCGGTCGAGCGCGTCATGGTGGTGCGGCAGAACGGCGAGCGCACCCAGATCGGCGTGCTGGAGGACAACGTCCTCGTCGAGCACTACGTCAACAAGGAGCAGGCCACCAGCTACGTCGGCAACGTCTACCTGGGCAAGGTCCAGAACGTGCTGCCGTCGATGGAGGCCGCCTTCGTGGACATCGGCAAGGGCCGCAACGCGGTGCTCTACGCCGGTGAGGTCAACTTCGAGGCGCTCGGCCTGTCCGGCGGCCCGCGCCGGATCGAGTCCGCGCTCAAGTCCGGCCAGCCGGTGCTGGTCCAGGTCACCAAGGACCCGATCGGCCACAAGGGCGCCCGGCTCACCAGCCAGGTCTCCCTGCCGGGCCGCTACCTGGTCTACGTGCCCGAGGGCTCGATGACCGGCATCAGCCGCAAGCTGCCCGACACCGAGCGGGCCCGGCTCAAGACGATCCTCAAGAAGATCGTCCCCGAGGACGCCGGCGTCATCGTCCGCACCGCCGCGGAAGGCGCGAGCGAGGACGAGCTGCGCCGCGACGTCGAACGCCTCCAGGCGCAGTGGGACGACATCCAGCGCAAGGCGAAGAACGGCGGCGGCTCCAACGCGCCGACGCTCCTCTACGGCGAGCCGGACATGACCGTCCGGGTGGTCAGGGACATCTTCAACGAGGACTTCTCGAAGGTCATCGTCAGCGGCGACGAGGCGTGGGGCACCATCCACGACTACGTCACCCATGTCGCGCCCGACCTGGCCGACCGGTTGTCCCGCTGGACGTCGGAGGTGGACGTCTTCGCGACGTACCGCATCGACGAGCAGCTGCTCAAGGCGCTGGACCGCAAGGTGTGGCTGCCGTCCGGCGGTTCGCTGGTGATCGACAAGACCGAGGCGATGGTCGTGGTCGACGTCAACACCGGCAAGTTCACCGGGCAGGGCGGCAACCTGGAGGAGACCGTCACCCGCAACAACCTGGAGGCGGCCGAGGAGATCGTCCGCCAGCTGCGGCTGCGGGACCTCGGCGGCATCGTGGTGGTCGACTTCATCGACATGGTCCTGGAGTCCAACCGGGACCTGGTCATGCGGCGGCTGCTGGAATGCCTGGGCCGGGACCGCACCAAGCACCAGGTGGCCGAGGTCACCTCACTCGGCCTGGTCCAGATGACCCGCAAGCGGGTCGGACAGGGCCTGCTGGAGTCCTTCTCCGAGACCTGCGTCCACTGCAACGGGCGCGGTGTCATCGTCCACATGGACCAGGCGACCACCACCGGCGGGGGCGGCGGCAAGCGCAAGCGGCGCGGCGGCAAGGCCGGCAACGGCGCCGAGGGCCACGAGCACGAGCACGCCACCGGGGTGGAGATCGAGGCCGAGGCCGACGAGGCCGATGAGCTGCCCGAGCTCGAACCGATCGAGGTCGGCGAGTCCGACCTGGTCCCCGCGGTCGGCGACCCCGAGGAGGAGTGGTTCGGCAGCGCCGCGGAGGCGGAGGCCGCCGCGAACCCGTCCCGTGGCCGCAGCCGGCGGCGGGGCGCGCGCAAGGCGACCGCGCCGGCCGGAGCGCCCGCCGCGGCGGCGGGCGAGACCGAGCAGGCCTTCGTCGTCGTCCCGGTGAGCGAACCGGACGTCGAGCCGGTCGACGCGCTGCCCGAGCCCGAGGTCTCCACGGAGCCGCCGGCCCGTACGCGGCGGCGCGCCACCCGCAAGGCCACGGCTCCCGCGGGTTCGCCCGCGACGGGTGAGGACACGGCCGTCGTGGTCGTCGCGGCGGAGGCGCCGGCCGCTCCGGTCGACGCGCTGCCCGAGCCCGAGGTCTCCACGGAGCCGCCGGCCCGTACGCGCCGGCGGGCCACCCGCAAGGTGGCCGCCCCTGCGGGTTCGCCCGCGGCGGGCGAGGACATCGTGGTGGCCGCGGCCCCCGCGGTCCCCGCCGAGCCGGAGCCCGTGCCCTCTGCCGAGGAGGAGCAGGCCGAGCCGAAGAAGCGGGCGGCGGCCCGCAAGGCGCCCGCCAAGAAGGTCGCCGCCAAGAAGACGGCGAAGAAGGCTGCCGCCAAGAAGACGACGGCGAAGAAGGCTGCGGTCAAGAAGACCCCGGCGAAGAAGGCTTCGAGCCCCGCGGAGTAG
- a CDS encoding TIGR03936 family radical SAM-associated protein: MQRIRLRYTKRGRLRFTSHRDFQRAFERALRRAEVPMAYSAGFTPHPKVSYANAAPTGVGSEAEYLEIGLAQFRDPELLRALLDESLPAGLDVIEAVEARTSGLAERLQASVWQLRLDGVEPDEARRAVAAFLAADTVEVQRSTKNGIRTFDCRAAVTRFEVIEGPDDLDTTRQGADRPQDRACAILRLVVRHLTPAVRPDDVLSGLHATADLAPPVPAAVTRLAQGPLDEDTGTVTDPLAPDRDAVAVPAGSA; the protein is encoded by the coding sequence GTGCAGCGCATCCGTTTGCGCTACACCAAGCGAGGCCGCCTCCGGTTCACCAGCCACCGCGATTTCCAGCGCGCCTTCGAGCGGGCACTGCGCCGCGCCGAGGTGCCGATGGCGTATTCGGCGGGCTTCACGCCGCACCCGAAGGTGTCGTACGCCAACGCGGCGCCCACCGGCGTCGGCAGCGAGGCGGAGTATCTGGAGATCGGCCTGGCGCAGTTCCGCGACCCGGAGCTGCTGCGGGCGCTGCTGGACGAGTCGCTGCCGGCCGGGCTCGACGTGATCGAGGCGGTCGAGGCCCGCACCTCAGGGCTGGCCGAACGCCTCCAGGCGTCGGTCTGGCAGCTCAGGCTCGACGGTGTCGAGCCCGACGAGGCCCGGCGGGCGGTCGCGGCGTTCCTGGCTGCGGACACCGTGGAAGTACAGCGCAGCACCAAGAACGGCATCCGTACGTTCGACTGCCGGGCCGCGGTCACGCGGTTCGAGGTGATCGAGGGTCCGGACGACTTGGACACGACGCGCCAGGGTGCCGATAGGCCGCAGGACCGCGCCTGTGCGATACTGCGGCTGGTTGTACGACACCTGACACCTGCCGTACGACCCGACGACGTACTGTCCGGCCTCCATGCGACGGCCGACCTCGCGCCGCCGGTCCCCGCAGCGGTGACCAGGCTGGCGCAGGGGCCGCTCGACGAGGACACCGGTACGGTCACCGACCCGCTCGCGCCAGATCGCGACGCCGTGGCGGTGCCGGCCGGTTCCGCGTAG
- a CDS encoding TetR/AcrR family transcriptional regulator translates to MDGTTPPRRGARSRNNPRGQGERLRTDIITTATAMLDVLADDQALSLRAVAREVGIAATSVYLHFADRDALVLATLERCHSDLMRAIEGAETSAGCPAEALRARTLLLGNWAQQHTGLYKVLYESTINQRVEMRFKQDFKDSCVSAVQRCVDAGLAPRGDATAMALDLMAAVHGSVSMRINRCDTPWPPFAEQLDRFLTGLVGLSAPG, encoded by the coding sequence ATGGATGGGACCACTCCGCCCCGGAGAGGCGCCCGGAGCCGCAACAACCCCCGTGGCCAGGGTGAGCGACTGCGGACCGACATCATTACGACGGCGACCGCCATGCTGGACGTCCTGGCCGACGACCAGGCGCTGTCGCTGCGGGCGGTGGCCCGCGAGGTCGGCATCGCCGCCACATCCGTCTACCTGCACTTCGCCGATCGCGACGCCCTCGTCCTGGCCACGCTCGAACGGTGCCACAGCGATCTCATGCGGGCCATCGAGGGCGCGGAGACGTCCGCGGGCTGCCCCGCGGAAGCGCTCCGCGCGAGGACGCTGCTGCTGGGCAACTGGGCGCAGCAGCACACCGGGCTCTACAAGGTGCTGTACGAGAGCACCATCAACCAGCGGGTCGAGATGCGCTTCAAGCAGGACTTCAAGGACAGCTGCGTGAGCGCGGTCCAGCGCTGCGTCGACGCGGGGCTCGCTCCGCGGGGGGACGCGACGGCGATGGCCCTCGACCTCATGGCCGCCGTGCACGGGAGCGTGTCGATGCGGATCAACCGGTGCGATACGCCGTGGCCGCCGTTCGCCGAGCAGCTCGACCGGTTCCTGACCGGTCTCGTGGGGCTTTCCGCCCCGGGGTGA
- a CDS encoding glycosyltransferase family 2 protein: MRLSIVVPCYNEEAVIDLFDQRIRETLDTLAIDYELCYVDDGSKDATLERLRGIAKNHPGSTRYVSFSRNFGKESGMLAGLREATGDAVVVMDADLQHPPELIARMLELHDLGHDQVIARRTREGDKKMRSAVSRLYYRMINKWVDVELTDGVGDFRLLSRPAVDALLSMPEYNRFSKGLFSWIGFDTVTFDYRNAAREAGETKWRFGALVNYGMDGLISFNNRPLRLAIYAGLGLAGLAAVYAAVITAQAIIEGPTAPGYVTLLVAITGLGGLQMMMLGLIGEYIGRIYYETKRRPHFLVKETNAPRTFRVGDQAGAPAGEVRQRAAQQDWSEIR, translated from the coding sequence ATGCGACTGTCGATCGTTGTTCCCTGCTACAACGAAGAGGCCGTGATCGACCTCTTCGACCAGCGGATCCGGGAGACCCTGGACACACTCGCCATCGACTACGAGCTGTGCTACGTCGATGACGGCAGCAAGGACGCGACCCTCGAACGGCTCCGCGGCATCGCCAAGAACCACCCGGGCAGCACCCGCTATGTGTCGTTCAGCCGGAATTTCGGCAAGGAGTCCGGCATGCTGGCCGGGCTGCGGGAGGCCACGGGTGACGCGGTCGTCGTCATGGACGCGGACCTCCAGCACCCGCCGGAGCTGATCGCCCGGATGCTGGAGCTGCACGACCTGGGCCACGACCAGGTGATCGCCCGGCGCACCCGCGAGGGCGACAAGAAGATGCGCAGCGCCGTCAGCCGGCTCTACTACCGCATGATCAACAAGTGGGTTGACGTCGAACTCACCGACGGCGTCGGCGACTTCCGGCTGCTGTCCCGCCCCGCGGTGGACGCGCTGCTGTCGATGCCGGAGTACAACCGCTTCTCCAAGGGCCTCTTCTCCTGGATCGGCTTCGACACCGTCACCTTCGACTACCGCAACGCGGCCCGTGAGGCCGGCGAGACGAAGTGGCGCTTCGGGGCGCTGGTCAACTACGGCATGGACGGGCTGATCTCGTTCAACAACCGGCCGCTGCGGCTGGCGATCTACGCCGGGCTCGGGCTCGCCGGGCTGGCGGCGGTCTACGCGGCGGTGATCACCGCGCAGGCGATCATCGAGGGCCCGACCGCACCCGGTTACGTCACGCTGCTCGTGGCGATCACCGGGCTCGGCGGGCTGCAGATGATGATGCTGGGGTTGATAGGCGAGTACATCGGCCGTATCTACTACGAGACCAAGCGCCGCCCGCACTTCCTGGTCAAGGAGACGAACGCGCCGCGGACCTTCCGGGTCGGTGATCAGGCCGGTGCCCCGGCCGGTGAGGTGCGGCAGCGGGCCGCCCAGCAGGACTGGTCGGAGATCCGGTGA
- the rpmA gene encoding 50S ribosomal protein L27, producing the protein MAHKKGASSTRNGRDSNAQRLGVKRFGGQVVNAGEIIVRQRGTHFHPGSGVGIGKDDTLFALSAGAVEFGTKRGRRVVNIVPAA; encoded by the coding sequence ATGGCACACAAGAAGGGCGCATCGTCCACCCGGAACGGTCGCGACTCCAACGCTCAGCGGCTCGGCGTGAAGCGCTTCGGCGGCCAGGTCGTCAACGCCGGTGAGATCATCGTCCGCCAGCGCGGCACCCACTTCCACCCCGGCTCCGGCGTCGGCATCGGCAAGGACGACACGCTGTTCGCGCTGTCCGCCGGCGCGGTCGAGTTCGGTACGAAGCGCGGTCGCCGCGTCGTGAACATCGTTCCGGCCGCCTGA
- a CDS encoding GtrA family protein — MSGSVPRLSPQLLQIVRFALVGGVNTATFYGFYLALHPLMPYFAAYSVAFVLSMIGSFFLNTYFTYRTRPTWKKFFLFPLTNVTNYVVTSIGVYAFVEWAGMNDKIAPLVAAAAAIPFTYVLSRRILTKDTPPATAYDPAL; from the coding sequence GTGAGCGGCTCCGTGCCCAGGCTGTCGCCCCAGCTGCTGCAGATCGTCCGCTTCGCCCTGGTCGGCGGGGTCAACACCGCGACCTTCTACGGCTTCTACCTGGCGCTGCATCCGCTGATGCCGTATTTCGCGGCGTATTCGGTGGCGTTCGTGCTGAGCATGATCGGGTCGTTCTTCCTGAACACGTACTTCACTTATCGCACCCGGCCGACATGGAAGAAGTTCTTCCTGTTCCCGCTGACCAATGTCACGAACTATGTGGTGACCAGCATCGGCGTCTACGCGTTCGTGGAGTGGGCGGGCATGAACGACAAGATCGCCCCGCTCGTGGCCGCGGCCGCGGCGATCCCCTTCACGTACGTGCTCTCCCGCCGCATCCTGACCAAGGACACCCCGCCGGCCACGGCGTACGACCCCGCCCTGTAG
- a CDS encoding carboxymuconolactone decarboxylase family protein: MDHRVDMPAEAPVDTVTYHQGWDGFPELSDREKVALYAVADICRQTLGMPCESQGTMGLTHGVSGDALCELLLFQGDYTELQRHLHTGTRQLTDRERAFGSLTSDVLHGVLNDTFAAHVSKALAIGATPADVRAVIRFSAQFGTTAAWHGLRAADRLLDGPAGLADPFVA; the protein is encoded by the coding sequence ATGGATCACCGCGTGGACATGCCCGCAGAGGCACCGGTGGACACCGTCACCTACCACCAGGGCTGGGACGGGTTCCCGGAGTTGTCCGACCGCGAGAAGGTCGCGCTGTATGCCGTCGCCGACATCTGCCGGCAGACGCTGGGCATGCCGTGCGAGTCGCAGGGCACGATGGGCCTCACCCATGGCGTGTCCGGCGACGCGCTGTGCGAATTACTGCTGTTCCAGGGCGACTACACCGAGCTGCAACGCCATTTGCACACCGGCACGCGGCAGTTGACCGACCGTGAGCGGGCCTTCGGCTCCCTGACCTCGGACGTCCTGCACGGCGTGCTCAATGACACGTTCGCGGCCCACGTCTCCAAGGCGCTCGCGATCGGCGCGACGCCCGCCGATGTGCGGGCCGTGATCCGCTTCTCGGCGCAGTTCGGCACGACCGCGGCCTGGCACGGCCTGCGCGCCGCCGACCGGCTGCTCGACGGACCGGCCGGCCTGGCGGACCCTTTCGTGGCATAG
- the rplU gene encoding 50S ribosomal protein L21: protein MYAIVRSGGRQHKVAIGDIVEVDKIPTGKVGDAVELSTLLVVDGEAVTSDPWVLAGIKVEAEIVDHHKGQKIDILRYKNKTGYRRRQGHRQQYTALKITGIPAAAAK, encoded by the coding sequence GTGTACGCGATCGTGCGTAGCGGTGGCCGCCAGCACAAGGTGGCCATCGGCGACATCGTCGAGGTCGACAAGATTCCCACCGGCAAGGTCGGCGACGCAGTCGAGCTTTCGACGCTGCTCGTGGTGGACGGCGAAGCCGTCACCAGCGACCCGTGGGTGCTGGCCGGGATCAAGGTCGAGGCCGAGATCGTCGACCACCACAAGGGCCAGAAGATCGACATTCTGCGCTACAAGAACAAGACCGGCTACCGCCGTCGCCAGGGTCACCGCCAGCAGTACACGGCGCTGAAGATCACTGGCATCCCCGCCGCGGCTGCGAAGTAA